One Micromonospora sp. WMMD1120 genomic region harbors:
- a CDS encoding biotin carboxylase N-terminal domain-containing protein, whose product MIESLLVANRGEIARRIIRTAKRLGIRTIAVHSEADADLPFVTEADEAVLIGPPNPAQSYRNAEAILAAAKATGAQAIHPGYGFLSENAEFARTVEASGLIWVGPGADAISAMGDKINARNLMAAAGVPVAPGTTDPAADLDAAVTAAAEIGYPVMVKAAAGGGGMGMGVAADEAALRIEYDKVRAFAERMFGDGSVLIERYFPRVRHVEVQILGLADGRVVALGERECSVQRRNQKLVEESPSPAVSAELRERFLAAAVRAGEAVGYRNAGTVECLLVPRQRGSEGDGSGSGSGSEDFFFLEMNTRLQVEHPVTEYVYGVDLVEEQLRVASGLAPTFDPDALTPRGHALEMRINAEDPKRFLPGPGVIRTWVEPTGEGVRVDSGYTAGNTVTPFYDSLLAKLIVTGATRDEVLERAKAAVAGFQIEGPKNNVPFFAELLENEEFRSGAYDTGIVSRMR is encoded by the coding sequence ATGATCGAGTCACTGCTGGTCGCCAACCGGGGCGAGATCGCCCGCCGGATCATCCGGACCGCCAAGCGGCTGGGCATCCGTACGATCGCCGTCCACTCGGAGGCCGACGCCGACCTGCCGTTCGTCACCGAGGCGGACGAGGCGGTGCTCATCGGCCCACCCAACCCGGCACAGAGCTACCGCAACGCCGAGGCGATCCTCGCCGCCGCGAAGGCGACAGGCGCGCAGGCCATCCACCCCGGGTACGGCTTCCTGTCGGAGAACGCCGAGTTCGCCCGTACCGTCGAGGCGAGCGGCCTGATCTGGGTCGGACCCGGCGCGGACGCGATCAGCGCGATGGGCGACAAGATCAATGCTCGGAACCTGATGGCGGCGGCCGGCGTCCCGGTCGCGCCCGGCACCACCGACCCGGCGGCCGACCTGGACGCGGCGGTGACCGCCGCCGCCGAGATCGGTTACCCGGTGATGGTCAAGGCCGCTGCCGGCGGTGGCGGCATGGGCATGGGCGTGGCCGCCGACGAGGCCGCGCTGCGCATTGAGTACGACAAGGTGCGCGCGTTCGCCGAGCGGATGTTCGGTGACGGTTCGGTGCTGATCGAGCGGTACTTCCCCCGGGTGCGCCACGTGGAGGTGCAGATCCTCGGGCTGGCCGACGGCCGGGTGGTGGCGCTCGGCGAGCGCGAGTGCTCGGTGCAGCGGCGTAACCAGAAGCTGGTCGAGGAGTCCCCGTCGCCAGCGGTCTCGGCGGAACTGCGGGAGCGGTTCCTGGCGGCCGCGGTACGCGCTGGCGAGGCGGTCGGCTACCGCAACGCTGGCACCGTGGAGTGCCTGTTGGTCCCGCGTCAGCGGGGCTCCGAGGGTGACGGCTCCGGCTCCGGCTCCGGCTCCGAAGATTTTTTCTTCCTGGAGATGAACACCCGGCTCCAGGTGGAGCACCCGGTGACCGAGTACGTCTACGGCGTCGACCTGGTCGAGGAGCAGTTGCGGGTGGCGTCCGGGCTGGCGCCGACGTTCGACCCGGACGCGTTGACCCCGCGTGGTCACGCCCTCGAGATGCGGATCAACGCGGAGGACCCGAAGCGCTTCCTGCCCGGCCCCGGTGTGATCAGGACCTGGGTGGAGCCGACCGGTGAGGGTGTCCGGGTGGACTCGGGCTACACCGCTGGCAACACCGTGACCCCGTTCTACGACAGCCTGCTGGCCAAGCTGATCGTCACCGGCGCGACCCGGGACGAGGTGCTGGAACGGGCGAAGGCGGCGGTCGCCGGCTTCCAGATCGAGGGGCCGAAGAACAACGTGCCCTTCTTCGCCGAGCTGCTGGAGAACGAGGAGTTCCGCTCCGGCGCCTACGACACCGGCATCGTCTCCCGTATGCGCTGA
- a CDS encoding SGNH/GDSL hydrolase family protein gives MRWGSFVAVGDSFTEGMDDAYPDGTFRGWADLVATRLAAEAGPDFRYANLAIRGRLFPNVVAEQVPAAVAMKPDLISFAAGGNDVLRRTFDPHTLVARFDEVVRQLRSGGADVLLFRFADVMARLPGQRLVAPRVQLLNQAVGETAERHGAIMVDLYADDTFLNPMLWSTDRLHLSPAGHRRVAGQVLNALGVGCDEEWLMVPPHPAPSPWLAARAADLRWAGQHLAPWVKRRLTGRSSGDTVTAKRPHLGPLVD, from the coding sequence GTGCGCTGGGGCAGTTTCGTCGCGGTCGGAGACAGCTTCACCGAGGGCATGGACGACGCGTACCCGGACGGCACCTTCCGGGGCTGGGCCGACCTGGTGGCGACCAGGCTCGCCGCCGAGGCCGGTCCCGACTTCCGGTACGCGAACCTGGCGATCCGGGGTCGGCTCTTCCCAAACGTGGTCGCCGAGCAGGTGCCGGCGGCGGTGGCGATGAAGCCCGACCTGATCAGCTTCGCGGCCGGCGGCAACGACGTGCTGCGCCGCACCTTCGACCCGCACACGCTGGTCGCCCGCTTCGACGAGGTGGTCCGGCAACTGCGCTCGGGCGGCGCTGACGTGCTCCTCTTCCGGTTCGCGGACGTGATGGCCCGACTGCCCGGCCAACGCCTCGTCGCCCCCCGGGTGCAGCTGCTCAACCAGGCGGTCGGTGAGACCGCCGAGCGGCACGGCGCGATCATGGTCGACCTGTACGCCGACGACACCTTCCTCAACCCGATGCTCTGGAGCACCGACCGGTTGCACCTCTCCCCGGCCGGGCACCGGCGGGTCGCCGGCCAGGTGTTGAACGCCCTGGGGGTTGGTTGCGACGAGGAGTGGCTGATGGTCCCGCCGCACCCGGCACCCTCGCCGTGGCTGGCCGCCCGCGCCGCCGACCTGCGCTGGGCCGGTCAGCACCTCGCCCCGTGGGTGAAGCGGCGGTTGACCGGTCGGTCGTCCGGCGACACGGTGACCGCGAAGCGCCCGCACCTCGGCCCGCTCGTCGACTGA
- a CDS encoding MFS transporter: protein MTATALGRDFRLLWSAAVSSRFGDALRTPALALLAATVTRDPRAIAAITVAGQLPPLLFGLLGGVYADRWDRRRTMALVDGVRAAAVAALAVAVALHRVDVAVLLVAAFLLAASGTLFDAASFALLPALVPPDALPRANGRLQAGSAIAGGFLGAPAAGVLFAVAPALPFALDAVTFAAAALLVLALTPAPVADATARPGAGRRSVWSEIVEGMRWLRGHRTLWQVTLLTAASNLAISGILAVQVLYALDVLRVPPAGYGLFAAAAIVGGVAGALGSGRIAARLGTMPALRAVLAVETVALVGFALARHPVPGGLALAVFAAGTVVWNSLWASYGQRHVPHDLLGRVGAAQRMVGLLTAPLGAALAGLAAASYGTGPVMAAAAGTVALVTAAGWRALRPAADSLA, encoded by the coding sequence ATGACTGCCACCGCTCTCGGCCGGGACTTCCGGCTGCTCTGGTCCGCCGCCGTCTCGTCGCGGTTCGGCGACGCGCTGCGTACCCCGGCACTGGCCCTGCTGGCCGCGACGGTGACCCGCGATCCCCGGGCCATCGCGGCGATCACCGTGGCCGGCCAGTTGCCGCCGCTGCTCTTCGGCCTGCTCGGCGGCGTGTACGCGGACCGGTGGGACCGCCGGCGGACGATGGCGCTGGTCGACGGGGTACGGGCCGCGGCGGTGGCGGCGCTGGCCGTGGCGGTCGCCCTGCACCGGGTCGACGTCGCCGTGCTGCTGGTGGCGGCGTTCCTGCTCGCCGCGTCGGGCACCCTCTTCGACGCCGCCTCGTTCGCGCTACTGCCCGCGCTGGTGCCGCCGGACGCGCTGCCCCGGGCGAACGGGCGGCTCCAGGCGGGGTCCGCGATCGCCGGCGGGTTCCTCGGGGCGCCCGCCGCCGGCGTGCTGTTCGCCGTCGCCCCGGCCCTACCGTTCGCCCTGGACGCCGTCACCTTCGCCGCCGCCGCCCTGCTCGTGCTGGCTCTCACCCCGGCGCCCGTCGCGGACGCGACCGCCCGGCCCGGCGCGGGGCGCCGGTCGGTGTGGAGCGAGATCGTCGAGGGGATGCGCTGGCTGCGCGGGCACCGGACGCTGTGGCAGGTCACGCTGCTGACCGCCGCGAGCAACCTGGCGATCAGCGGAATCCTGGCGGTGCAGGTGCTCTACGCGCTGGACGTGCTGCGGGTGCCGCCGGCCGGGTACGGCCTGTTCGCCGCCGCCGCCATCGTCGGGGGCGTGGCGGGCGCCCTCGGGTCGGGTCGAATCGCCGCCCGCCTCGGCACGATGCCGGCGCTGCGCGCGGTGCTCGCCGTGGAGACCGTGGCGCTGGTCGGTTTCGCGCTGGCCCGGCACCCGGTGCCGGGCGGGCTCGCGCTCGCCGTCTTCGCCGCCGGGACCGTCGTCTGGAACAGCCTGTGGGCGTCGTACGGGCAGCGGCACGTGCCGCACGATCTGCTCGGTCGGGTCGGTGCGGCGCAGCGGATGGTGGGGCTGCTCACCGCGCCGCTCGGGGCCGCGCTCGCCGGGCTGGCCGCGGCGAGCTACGGCACGGGCCCGGTCATGGCGGCGGCGGCGGGAACAGTCGCCCTGGTCACCGCAGCCGGGTGGCGGGCACTACGGCCGGCTGCCGACAGTCTGGCCTAG
- a CDS encoding SigE family RNA polymerase sigma factor gives MAATGNDGRDGYLAFVESHQHRLLRAAYLICGNRHQAEDLLQDALLKLALRWSSVRGGDPAAYVRSILYRDAVSWWRRRRREWLSAAPPEQVAHDRDGALRLTMHHALGLLPPRQRAVLVLRYYEDLTETATAEALGVTVGTVKSQCHAALRRLREVAPELARDTRPGQGPADVNNGLEVNP, from the coding sequence ATGGCAGCGACGGGGAACGACGGCCGGGACGGCTACCTCGCCTTCGTGGAGAGCCACCAGCACCGGCTGCTCCGCGCGGCCTACCTGATCTGCGGCAACCGGCACCAGGCCGAGGACCTTCTCCAGGACGCGCTGCTCAAGTTGGCACTGCGCTGGTCCTCGGTCCGTGGCGGTGATCCGGCCGCGTACGTGCGGTCCATCCTCTACCGGGACGCCGTGTCGTGGTGGCGGCGACGGCGGCGGGAGTGGCTCAGCGCCGCGCCGCCGGAGCAGGTGGCCCACGACCGGGACGGCGCTTTGCGGCTGACCATGCACCACGCTCTGGGGCTGCTGCCTCCCCGGCAGCGGGCCGTGCTGGTCCTGCGCTACTACGAGGACCTGACCGAGACCGCCACCGCCGAGGCGCTCGGGGTGACCGTCGGCACCGTGAAGAGCCAGTGTCACGCGGCGCTGCGCCGGCTCCGTGAGGTCGCGCCGGAGCTCGCTCGGGACACCCGGCCGGGTCAGGGTCCGGCCGACGTGAACAACGGCCTGGAGGTGAACCCGTGA
- a CDS encoding snapalysin family zinc-dependent metalloprotease, giving the protein MTSRLSRLAVALVATAGATLGVTVANPAPASAAMTICYNTSQAGSYAGTANQAASIWNNATVNLTLSANCGSNLRIYQITGGGSYAVRTSLGNGRVYIDTQQAAQYSPLRIMTHEIGHILGLPDNYNGNCAILMSGGSAGTSCTNPYPSSTEANRVSSLFAGTRIATERSTDSAGADIFRDSWPSMLTPVS; this is encoded by the coding sequence ATGACCTCACGACTCAGTCGGCTTGCGGTCGCCCTGGTGGCGACGGCGGGTGCCACCCTCGGCGTCACGGTCGCCAACCCCGCGCCCGCCAGCGCCGCCATGACGATCTGCTACAACACCAGCCAGGCAGGCAGCTACGCCGGCACCGCCAACCAGGCCGCATCGATCTGGAACAACGCCACAGTCAACCTGACCCTCTCCGCCAACTGCGGCTCCAACCTGCGGATCTACCAGATCACCGGCGGCGGCTCCTACGCCGTACGGACCAGCCTCGGCAACGGCCGGGTCTACATCGACACCCAGCAGGCAGCGCAGTACAGCCCACTGCGGATCATGACCCACGAGATCGGGCACATCCTCGGTCTGCCGGACAACTACAACGGCAACTGCGCGATCCTGATGTCCGGCGGCAGCGCCGGCACCAGCTGCACCAACCCGTACCCGAGCAGCACCGAGGCGAACCGGGTCAGCAGCCTCTTCGCCGGCACCCGGATCGCCACCGAACGCAGCACCGACAGCGCCGGAGCGGACATCTTCCGGGACAGCTGGCCGAGCATGCTCACCCCGGTGAGCTGA
- a CDS encoding TetR/AcrR family transcriptional regulator yields the protein MTVEQQARGAAGAGRRRSRKDEILEIAVGLFAARGYHGVSMDDIGAAAGVTGPALYHHFAGKEAMLAAALIPVSEGLLAGGRERAAGHPDDPRGVLESLIDFHVEFALANPAVIALHLHELDRLPDEPRRRIRRLQRLYVEEWVTVLTALHPGMPDGEARVLAHAAFGLMNSTPFLGGEVDRRRRAELLRGATLAALLA from the coding sequence GTGACGGTCGAGCAGCAGGCACGGGGTGCGGCGGGTGCGGGCCGGCGCAGGTCCCGCAAGGACGAGATCCTGGAGATCGCGGTCGGCCTGTTCGCCGCCCGTGGCTACCACGGTGTGTCGATGGACGACATCGGCGCGGCCGCCGGGGTCACCGGCCCGGCGCTCTACCACCACTTCGCCGGCAAGGAGGCCATGCTGGCCGCCGCGCTGATCCCGGTCAGCGAGGGGCTGCTGGCCGGCGGGCGGGAACGCGCCGCCGGGCATCCGGACGACCCGCGCGGCGTGCTGGAGTCGCTCATCGACTTCCACGTCGAGTTCGCGCTCGCCAACCCCGCGGTGATCGCGCTGCACCTGCACGAGTTGGATCGCCTGCCCGACGAGCCGAGGCGGCGGATCCGCCGCCTGCAACGCCTCTATGTCGAGGAGTGGGTGACGGTGCTCACCGCGCTGCACCCGGGCATGCCGGACGGGGAGGCGCGGGTGCTCGCGCACGCCGCGTTCGGCCTGATGAACTCGACGCCGTTCCTCGGTGGCGAGGTGGACCGGCGACGGCGGGCGGAACTGCTGCGCGGCGCGACGCTGGCCGCGCTGCTCGCCTGA
- a CDS encoding sulfurtransferase, whose product MSVPNDSDPRLQSYADPQRLVTTEWLAEHLGDEGLVVVESDEDVLLYESGHIPGAVKVDWHLELNDQVTRDYLDAKSFAELCAAKGIGRDDTVVFYGDNFNWWAAYALWVFSLFGHADVRLLDGGRQKWVAEGRELTRDKPARPRADYPVPVRDDAPLRAYREQVMAHVAAGRPLVDVRSPGEYTGEMLHMPDYPQEGALRGGHIPGALSKPWKSAANEDGTFKSADELKAIYADQLGLSPDDDVIAYCRIGERSSHTWFVLRHLLGYPQVRNYDGSWTEWGNLVRAPVVKGDQPGGLAA is encoded by the coding sequence ATGTCTGTGCCGAACGATAGTGATCCCCGCCTCCAGTCGTACGCGGACCCGCAGCGGCTCGTCACCACCGAGTGGCTGGCCGAGCACCTGGGCGACGAGGGTCTCGTCGTCGTCGAGTCCGACGAGGACGTGCTGCTCTACGAATCCGGGCACATTCCCGGCGCCGTCAAGGTCGACTGGCACCTGGAGCTGAACGACCAGGTGACCCGGGACTACCTGGACGCCAAGAGCTTCGCCGAGCTGTGTGCCGCCAAGGGCATCGGCCGGGACGACACAGTCGTCTTCTACGGCGACAACTTCAACTGGTGGGCGGCGTACGCCCTCTGGGTGTTCTCGCTCTTCGGCCACGCCGACGTGCGGCTGCTCGACGGCGGTCGGCAGAAGTGGGTCGCCGAGGGGCGCGAGCTGACCCGGGACAAGCCGGCCCGCCCGCGCGCCGACTACCCGGTGCCGGTGCGCGACGACGCGCCGCTGCGGGCGTACCGCGAGCAGGTCATGGCGCACGTCGCCGCCGGCCGGCCGCTCGTCGACGTCCGGTCGCCGGGTGAGTACACCGGCGAGATGCTGCACATGCCGGACTACCCGCAGGAGGGCGCGCTGCGCGGCGGGCACATCCCGGGGGCGCTGAGCAAGCCGTGGAAGTCCGCCGCCAACGAGGACGGCACGTTCAAGTCCGCCGACGAGCTGAAGGCGATCTACGCCGACCAGCTCGGGCTCAGCCCCGACGACGACGTGATCGCCTACTGCCGGATCGGTGAGCGCTCCAGCCACACCTGGTTCGTGCTGCGGCACCTGCTGGGTTACCCGCAGGTGCGCAACTACGACGGCTCGTGGACCGAGTGGGGCAACCTGGTCCGGGCGCCAGTGGTCAAGGGCGACCAGCCCGGCGGCCTCGCCGCCTGA
- a CDS encoding FAD-dependent oxidoreductase, translating to MLPTSTDVLVVGAGPTGLATALTLARRGVDVTVVDRLAGPPTTSRAAVVHAYTLEVLDRIDAAAPLIAQAVRTPRFTVRDRDRVLLSVPFHELPSRFPYALLVSQAVTETVLTGKLADLGVQVRRPCRLTGLDTAGDHVVARVDGLALRARFVVGADGLHSTVRQAAGIGFTGPDDDEESFVLADVRVRSDLPRNEAALFLARPGPLVWAPLPGGVVRLVAAVATAPADPDRAYLQALLDERGPARRPDRVTEVLWGSRFRVHHRIADTFRAGRVLLAGDAAHVHSPAGGQGMNLGICDAVAVGTALADVLDGGPDTLLDDYAARQRPMAEDVLSFAAGLTRLAATPPVRRPARDALLRLFGAVPPVRRRIALRLSGLSHRERRPG from the coding sequence ATGCTGCCCACGAGCACCGACGTCCTGGTGGTGGGGGCCGGCCCCACCGGTCTGGCCACCGCGCTGACGCTCGCCCGGCGCGGAGTCGACGTGACGGTGGTGGACCGGTTGGCCGGGCCGCCGACGACCTCCCGCGCCGCCGTCGTGCACGCGTACACCCTGGAGGTGCTGGACCGGATCGACGCCGCCGCGCCGCTGATCGCGCAGGCGGTGCGGACGCCGCGTTTCACGGTGCGGGACAGGGACCGGGTGCTGCTGTCGGTGCCGTTCCACGAACTGCCCTCCCGCTTCCCGTACGCGCTGCTGGTCTCCCAGGCGGTCACCGAGACGGTGCTGACCGGGAAGCTGGCAGACCTCGGTGTCCAGGTGCGACGCCCGTGCCGGTTGACCGGGCTGGACACCGCCGGCGACCACGTGGTGGCGCGGGTGGACGGGTTGGCGCTGCGCGCCCGCTTCGTGGTCGGCGCGGACGGCCTGCACAGCACCGTCCGCCAGGCGGCCGGCATCGGCTTCACCGGCCCGGACGACGACGAGGAGTCGTTCGTCCTCGCCGACGTGCGGGTGCGCAGCGACCTGCCCCGCAACGAGGCGGCGCTCTTCCTCGCCCGCCCGGGACCGCTGGTGTGGGCGCCGCTCCCCGGCGGGGTGGTGCGGCTGGTCGCCGCCGTGGCGACCGCGCCCGCCGACCCGGACCGGGCCTACCTCCAGGCGCTGCTCGACGAGCGCGGCCCGGCACGACGACCGGATCGGGTCACCGAGGTGCTGTGGGGTTCGCGGTTCCGGGTGCACCACCGGATCGCCGATACCTTCCGCGCCGGGCGGGTGCTGCTGGCCGGTGACGCCGCGCACGTGCACAGCCCGGCCGGCGGACAGGGCATGAACCTCGGCATCTGCGACGCGGTGGCGGTGGGCACGGCCCTGGCGGACGTGCTCGACGGCGGCCCGGACACGCTGCTCGACGACTATGCCGCGCGGCAGCGGCCGATGGCCGAGGACGTGTTGAGCTTCGCCGCCGGGCTGACCCGGCTGGCCGCCACGCCGCCGGTCCGGCGGCCCGCGCGGGACGCCCTGCTCCGGCTCTTCGGTGCCGTGCCGCCGGTCCGGCGGAGGATCGCGCTACGCCTGTCCGGGCTGTCCCACCGGGAACGAAGGCCCGGCTAG
- a CDS encoding TetR family transcriptional regulator, with translation MTSPASPTQSRRSDATRAAILRAARERFAADGYERATIRAIAADAQIDPSMVMRYYGSKEGLFAAAAEFDLRLPDLSAVPPHDLGAVLVRHFLARWEGDETLVALLRAASTNPGAAERMRGIFADQLTAAVAVFGTDAETTARRAGLVASQILGLAFTRYIVRLPPMVDTTPEELVRWIAPTLQRYLTGTPSN, from the coding sequence ATGACCTCACCGGCGTCGCCGACCCAGTCCCGTCGCTCGGACGCCACCCGGGCGGCGATCCTGCGCGCGGCCCGGGAAAGGTTCGCCGCGGACGGTTACGAGCGCGCCACCATCCGGGCCATCGCCGCCGACGCCCAGATCGACCCGTCGATGGTCATGCGCTACTACGGCAGCAAGGAAGGGCTCTTCGCGGCGGCGGCCGAGTTCGACCTGCGGCTGCCCGACCTGAGCGCGGTCCCGCCACACGACCTCGGTGCGGTGCTGGTCCGGCACTTCCTCGCCCGCTGGGAGGGCGACGAGACGCTGGTGGCGCTGCTGCGGGCCGCCAGCACCAACCCCGGCGCCGCCGAACGCATGCGCGGCATCTTCGCCGACCAGCTCACCGCCGCCGTCGCCGTGTTCGGCACCGACGCGGAGACGACCGCCCGACGAGCCGGCCTGGTGGCAAGTCAGATCCTCGGCCTCGCCTTCACCAGGTACATCGTCCGCCTACCACCCATGGTGGACACGACGCCCGAGGAGCTGGTCCGCTGGATCGCACCGACGCTTCAGCGCTACCTGACCGGAACGCCGTCGAATTGA
- a CDS encoding hydroxymethylglutaryl-CoA lyase translates to MPDSVSIREVGPRDGLQNEDPIPTDAKVRLLDALSATGVRRIEAVSFVHPKAIPQMADADEVWRRAVKADGVRYSALVPNSRGAQRALAAGFTDIEVVVSASDTHNRRNVNRSTDESLDDIAELIDLLHGASARVEVIIATSFGCPYEGDVDPHRVAGIVDRVVRDGADRVAFGDTTGMGTPRRVRELLTAVRDRNAHVPVLLHFHNTRGTALANLLTALELGVTEFDASVGGLGGCPYAPGASGNLATEEAVHMLHDMGIDTGIDLAALIEVAELAEELLGKRLPSGVLRAGPRTRLTPLPG, encoded by the coding sequence CTGCCAGATTCCGTCTCCATCCGCGAGGTGGGGCCCCGGGACGGGTTGCAGAACGAGGACCCGATCCCGACCGACGCGAAGGTGCGGCTGCTCGACGCGCTCTCCGCCACCGGCGTCCGCCGGATCGAGGCGGTGTCGTTCGTGCACCCGAAGGCGATCCCCCAGATGGCCGACGCCGACGAGGTGTGGCGGCGGGCGGTCAAGGCCGACGGGGTGCGCTACTCCGCGCTGGTGCCGAACAGCCGGGGCGCCCAGCGGGCCCTCGCCGCCGGTTTCACCGACATCGAGGTGGTGGTCTCGGCCAGCGACACGCACAACCGGCGCAATGTCAACCGGTCCACCGACGAGTCGCTCGACGACATCGCCGAGCTGATCGACCTGCTGCACGGGGCGTCCGCGCGGGTAGAGGTGATCATCGCGACCAGCTTCGGCTGCCCGTACGAGGGGGACGTCGACCCGCACCGGGTGGCCGGCATCGTCGACCGGGTCGTCCGCGACGGGGCGGACCGGGTGGCCTTCGGCGACACCACCGGCATGGGCACTCCGCGCCGGGTCCGCGAGCTGCTCACCGCGGTACGCGACCGCAACGCGCACGTGCCGGTGCTGCTGCACTTCCACAACACCAGGGGTACCGCGCTGGCCAACCTGTTGACGGCGTTGGAGCTGGGGGTGACCGAGTTCGACGCCAGCGTCGGTGGCTTGGGCGGCTGCCCGTACGCGCCGGGGGCGAGCGGCAACCTGGCGACCGAGGAGGCAGTGCACATGCTGCACGACATGGGCATCGACACCGGCATCGACCTGGCCGCCCTGATCGAGGTGGCGGAGTTGGCCGAGGAGTTGCTCGGCAAGAGGTTGCCGTCCGGCGTGCTGCGCGCCGGCCCGCGTACCCGGCTGACGCCACTGCCGGGCTGA
- a CDS encoding aldo/keto reductase, whose protein sequence is MRYRRFGRLGWQVSEVSYGMWGVGGGLHGWTGVEDDEKVAALQRAVDLGCNFFDTAWVYGRGHSERVLGDLVRANPDTRLYVATKVPPKDMRWPSTRESTLDDVFPPEHIEEYVHKSLANLGLESIDLLQLHVWEDSWADDSRWQDTLTKLRDSGLIGGIGISVNRWEAWNGVRAIETGLIDAVQVIYNIFDQDPEDELFPAATAQDVAVIARVPFDEGTLTGTLTVDTTWPEGDWRNSYFVPENLAESVAKAEALRADLPPGMSMPEAALRFILADSRVCTTIPGMRRIAHVESNIAVSDGRSLEPEVLATLRRHRWSRQPTWWSQ, encoded by the coding sequence ATGCGCTATCGGAGGTTCGGCCGGCTGGGCTGGCAGGTAAGTGAGGTCTCGTACGGCATGTGGGGCGTCGGCGGCGGCCTGCACGGCTGGACCGGCGTCGAGGACGACGAGAAGGTCGCCGCGCTCCAGCGGGCCGTCGACCTGGGTTGCAACTTCTTCGACACCGCCTGGGTGTACGGGCGCGGGCACAGCGAGCGGGTGCTCGGCGACCTGGTGCGGGCGAACCCCGACACCCGGCTGTACGTGGCCACGAAGGTGCCGCCGAAGGACATGCGGTGGCCGTCGACCCGCGAGTCGACGCTCGACGACGTCTTCCCTCCCGAACACATCGAGGAGTACGTCCACAAGAGCCTCGCCAATCTCGGGCTGGAGTCGATCGACCTGCTGCAACTGCACGTCTGGGAGGACTCCTGGGCGGACGACAGCCGCTGGCAGGACACCCTCACGAAGTTGCGGGACAGCGGCCTGATCGGCGGGATCGGCATCTCGGTCAACCGCTGGGAGGCGTGGAACGGCGTACGGGCGATCGAGACCGGGCTGATCGACGCCGTCCAGGTCATCTACAACATCTTCGACCAGGACCCGGAGGACGAGCTGTTCCCGGCGGCGACGGCGCAGGACGTCGCGGTCATCGCCCGGGTGCCGTTCGACGAGGGCACGCTGACCGGCACGTTGACTGTCGACACGACGTGGCCGGAGGGAGACTGGCGCAACTCGTACTTCGTGCCGGAGAACCTGGCCGAGAGCGTCGCGAAGGCGGAGGCGCTGCGCGCGGACCTGCCGCCCGGGATGTCGATGCCGGAGGCGGCGTTGCGCTTCATCCTGGCCGACAGTCGGGTCTGCACCACGATCCCGGGGATGCGGCGGATCGCGCACGTCGAGAGCAACATCGCGGTGAGCGACGGGAGGTCACTGGAGCCGGAGGTGCTGGCGACCCTGCGTCGGCACCGCTGGTCGCGTCAGCCGACCTGGTGGTCCCAGTAG